The following proteins are co-located in the Eleginops maclovinus isolate JMC-PN-2008 ecotype Puerto Natales chromosome 23, JC_Emac_rtc_rv5, whole genome shotgun sequence genome:
- the LOC134860050 gene encoding uncharacterized protein LOC134860050 translates to MRNVFYLLLMLAVGRCTNNPNVETKTVRVGNNVKLVCPRKSSGSLFWISLVSGDFPKVLGKTFSLNSNERIIAREEYQIFVLNINIVRPSDAAVYYCMQISQRNLTFLKKIDLRIKEPESTTVPPTDPVRPADSVTLQCSILSDSENKTRPEEQNLCCFKAGSHQNGKSFYNIRGNGVEVHEKKPGGPSNKKCVYTLYNTCYCDVSTCEEIISGNRSKLNPTAVNMLNLQKDRTIISLLGAALAISLIVIAFHIYAIKKLQGKSCGVCNTAVTLHTDETTAGTNQQSQQREEDSLIYTAPTFIRRKSSKGTRDANAEEVESTCVYTNVRALELA, encoded by the exons atgaggaacgtattttatttactgctgATGCTTGCAGTGGGGC GATGCACAAACAATCCAAATGTTGAGACAAAGACTGTTCGTGTTGGAAATAATGTGAAACTGGTATGTCCCCGCAAGTCTTCGGGAAGCTTGTTTTGGATCAGTCTTGTTTCTGGAGACTTTCCTAAAGTCTTGGGAAAGACATTTAGCCTTAATAGTAATGAACGCATCATAGCCAGAGAAGAGTACCAAATATTTGTTCTAAATATCAATATAGTAAGGCCAAGTGATGCTGCGGTCTACTACTGTATGCAAATAAGCCAAAGGAACCTCACATTCCTGAAGAAAATCGACCTGAGAATTAAAG AACCTGAAAGCACTACAGTCCCTCCAACGGATCCAGTCCGTCCTGCAGACTCTGTGACTCTCCAGTGCTCAATACTCTCAGACTCAGAGAACAAAACACGACCAGAAGAACAAAATCTGTGCTGTTTTAAGGCAGGATCCCATCAAAATGGCAAAAGTTTTTATAATATTCGAGGAAACGGTGTGGAAGTGCATGAAAAGAAGCCAGGTGGACCCTCAAATAAGAAATGTGTCTACACTTTATACAACACATGTTACTGCGATGTGTCCACATGTGAGGAGATCATTTCTGGAAATAGATCAAAACTCAACCCTACAG CGGTCAACATGTTGAATCTGCAGAAGGACAGAACCATCATCTCTCTGTTAGGTGCAGCTTTGGCTATTAGTTTGATTGTTATAGCCTTTCACATTTATGCAATCAAAAAACTTCAGGGAAAATCTTGTGGTGTTTGCAACA CTGCTGTAACTCTGCATACGGATGAGACAACAGCCGGTACAAATCAGCAAAGTCAGCAG agagaagaggactCATTGATTTATACTGCACCAACCTTCATTCGTAGGAAATCAAGCAAAGGGACTAGGGATGCAAATGCAGAGGAGGTAGAGAGTACATGTGTCTACACTAATGTCAGGGCTCTTGAGTTGGCCTAA
- the LOC134859826 gene encoding uncharacterized protein LOC134859826, giving the protein MIGGLAALIFLSALSLIQTAEDPQQILLTVVELGSDLSLACSISSNEAGLFNWYKLKYGYMVQKIAAGTLAHITLQGEFNNSRFAVTKLNAKFVLKIRNVSKEDEATYFCQAGSIYYKENLNGTLLVVNDHKNLKKSFFVSQSPETESVHPGDSVTLQCSLLSKNKEKPDQCPGEHHVYWFRSGSEVSHSGVIYTPSEKQKERSCAYSLFKTIQNSSDTGTYYCAVATCGQILLGEGTTVETRQKYMDIYVPVLGTMLACCLIVIAVLIISRNQKPVGESSSLAVNDRLAKDEQIDVDIQTAMNYAALKVSGVKVNRKGNDTVPYVAPVLPTTTSDRALPSRTYCGLSVR; this is encoded by the exons ATGATTGGAGGACTGGCTGCGTTGATTTTTCTGAGTGCATTGT CCCTGATTCAAACTGCAGAGGATCCTCAGCAGATCCTTTTGACTGTGGTGGAACTTGGATCTGATTTGAGTTTGGCATGTTCAATTTCTTCAAATGAAGCAGGGTTATTTAACTGGTATAAGCTCAAGTATGGATATATGGTCCAAAAAATTGCAGCAGGAACGTTGGCCCACATAACACTTCAAGGAGAATTTAACAACTCAAGATTTGCTGTTACAAAACTGAATGCTAAGTTTGTTCTGAAAATCAGAAATGTAAGTAAAGAAGATGAAGCAACATACTTCTGTCAAGCAGGATCGATATACTACAAGGAAAATCTTAATGGCACACTTTTGGTTGTTAATG ATCATAAAAACCTCAAGAAATCTTTCTTTGTTAGTCAAAGTCCAGAGACCGAGTCTGTCCATCCGGGCGACTCAGTGACTCTCCAGTGTTCACTCCtctccaaaaacaaagaaaagccaGATCAGTGTCCAGGTGAACACCATGTGTACTGGTTCAGATCTGGATCAGAAGTATCCCATTCAGGCGTCATTTACACTCCCAGtgagaaacaaaaggaaagaagtTGTGCGTACAGTCTGTTCAAAACTATTCAGAACTCCTCTGATACCGGGACGTACTACTGTGCTGTGGCTACATGTGGACAGATCCTGTTAGGTGAAGGAACTACAGTGGAGACAA GACAAAAATATATGGACATATATGTCCCTGTGCTTGGGACTATGCTGGCCTGCTGTTTGATTGTGATTGCTGTTCTTATAATCTCCAGAAATCAAAAGCCAGTTG gagaatCTTCCAGCCTTGCTGTAAACGACAGATTGGCTAAGGATGAACAAATTGATGtg GACATTCAAACAGCAATGAACTATGCAGCGTTGAA agtcagtggtgtaaaggtgaacaggaaaggaaacGACACAGTCCCTTATGtggctcctgtactaccaaccaccacatcagacagagcactgcccagccggacatactgtggcctgtctgtgaggtag